A DNA window from Streptomyces canus contains the following coding sequences:
- a CDS encoding ABC transporter ATP-binding protein: protein MLETAATVEFRGIRREFGPTLALDGLDLTVRPGELVALLGPSGCGKTTALRMLAGFEHPDSGEVLVDGEDVTRVPAHRRDAGMVFQSYSLFPHLHALDNVAFGLRMRKVRTAERRSRAAELLELVGLAEKGGRFPHQLSGGQQQRVALARALALRPRVLLLDEPLSALDAKVRLTLREEIRRLQQELGITTLFVTHDQEEALSMADRVAVMHAGKLEQCAAPSELYARPATAFVAEFVGTMSRIPGRLADGTVDVLGQRLPVDGPVPSATEIDVLVRPEAVRVRAEPDGKSRVVATSFLGAAVRVTVRLADGTAVKADLPAHVAAELTAGAAVSVSLPERPVLVAERTS, encoded by the coding sequence ATGCTTGAAACAGCGGCAACCGTCGAATTCCGGGGGATCAGGCGGGAGTTCGGCCCGACCCTCGCCCTCGACGGCCTTGACCTGACCGTCCGGCCCGGTGAGCTCGTCGCCCTGCTCGGCCCGTCCGGCTGCGGCAAGACCACCGCGCTCAGAATGCTCGCCGGCTTCGAACACCCCGACTCAGGGGAAGTGCTGGTGGACGGCGAGGACGTGACCCGGGTCCCGGCCCACCGCCGGGACGCCGGGATGGTCTTCCAGTCGTACAGCCTCTTCCCGCATCTCCACGCGCTCGACAACGTGGCCTTCGGACTGCGGATGCGCAAGGTCCGGACGGCCGAACGACGGTCCAGGGCCGCCGAGTTGCTGGAACTGGTCGGGCTCGCCGAGAAGGGCGGGCGGTTCCCGCACCAGCTCTCCGGCGGTCAGCAGCAGCGCGTCGCGCTCGCCCGGGCGCTCGCCCTGCGCCCGCGCGTGCTGCTGCTCGACGAGCCGTTGTCGGCGCTGGACGCCAAGGTGCGGCTCACCCTGCGCGAGGAGATCCGGCGGCTCCAGCAGGAGCTGGGCATCACCACCCTGTTCGTCACCCACGACCAGGAGGAGGCCCTGTCCATGGCGGACCGGGTCGCCGTGATGCACGCCGGGAAGCTCGAACAGTGCGCGGCGCCGAGCGAGTTGTACGCCCGCCCCGCCACCGCCTTCGTCGCCGAGTTCGTCGGCACGATGAGCCGGATCCCGGGACGCCTCGCCGACGGCACGGTCGACGTGCTCGGGCAGCGGCTGCCGGTCGACGGCCCGGTACCGTCCGCGACCGAGATCGACGTGCTGGTGCGGCCGGAGGCCGTGCGGGTACGGGCCGAGCCCGACGGGAAGTCCCGCGTGGTCGCCACGTCCTTCCTGGGCGCGGCCGTCCGTGTCACCGTCCGGCTCGCCGACGGCACCGCCGTGAAGGCCGATCTGCCCGCGCACGTGGCCGCCGAGCTCACAGCGGGTGCCGCGGTGAGTGTGTCGCTGCCGGAACGGCCGGTGCTCGTGGCCGAACGTACCTCCTGA
- a CDS encoding ABC transporter permease — protein sequence MARLNLWRWGVLGLAGLYFLVPLAASVVFTVDVPGQGITFDAYTQILSTDGFVSSLLLSLELALATIAVVLLLMVPAMVALRLGAPRLRPLVEVVCSLPLVVPPIAFVAGLGTVLKWGPDHLSRTPLFETFVAIQNPDFPFVLVLAYVVMALPFVYRALDAGLRAVDVRTLVEAARSCGAGWPQALVQAVLPNLRGALLNASFLTLALVLGEFTVARLLGFTPFAVWIVNVSGSQAQLSVAVSVLSLLVTWVLLLVLAGFGGRTRTTSRG from the coding sequence ATGGCTCGCCTGAACCTGTGGCGGTGGGGCGTGCTCGGCCTCGCCGGGCTGTACTTCCTGGTGCCGCTCGCCGCGTCCGTCGTCTTCACCGTCGACGTACCCGGCCAGGGCATCACCTTCGACGCGTACACACAGATCCTCTCCACCGACGGGTTCGTCTCCAGCCTGCTGCTCTCGCTGGAGCTGGCCCTCGCCACCATCGCCGTCGTCCTGCTGCTGATGGTGCCCGCGATGGTCGCGCTGCGGCTCGGCGCCCCCCGGCTCAGGCCGCTCGTCGAGGTGGTGTGCTCGCTGCCGCTCGTCGTCCCGCCGATCGCGTTCGTCGCCGGCCTCGGCACGGTCCTCAAGTGGGGGCCCGACCACCTCTCCCGCACCCCGCTCTTCGAGACCTTCGTAGCGATCCAGAACCCCGACTTCCCCTTCGTCCTGGTCCTGGCCTACGTCGTGATGGCCCTGCCGTTCGTCTACCGGGCACTGGACGCCGGGCTCCGCGCCGTCGACGTCCGCACCCTTGTGGAGGCCGCCCGCAGCTGCGGGGCCGGCTGGCCGCAGGCCCTCGTCCAGGCCGTACTGCCCAATCTGCGCGGCGCCCTGCTCAACGCCTCCTTCCTCACGCTGGCCCTGGTGCTCGGCGAGTTCACCGTGGCCCGGCTCCTGGGCTTCACGCCCTTCGCCGTGTGGATCGTCAACGTCAGCGGCTCGCAGGCCCAGTTGTCCGTCGCCGTGTCCGTGCTCAGCCTGCTCGTGACGTGGGTGCTGCTCCTCGTCCTGGCCGGCTTCGGCGGCCGTACCCGTACTACTTCCCGGGGATGA
- a CDS encoding ABC transporter permease has protein sequence MTATAVRVDTAPAAQVKRRRPSLGWIAVVPLLAFVAVAFGLPAIAMLDGAFTAKDPATGATSYTVDNLTASLKGAYLTALLGSVKLSAVSAALATLFGLPLAQAVVSSRFRALREAVLTASGVLANFGGVPLAFAFVATLGNAGVLTRDLDLTDKGWDLYSFWGLVIVYLYFLIPLMVLTITPALDGLRTQWREAAQNNGATGVQYWRFVALPVLLPTLLGGFVLLFGSAFAAYATAAAMVGSSIPLVTLQIADAISGNVLVGQENVALALSLDMVLVAGLVMAVYLPLQRRSARWLA, from the coding sequence ATGACGGCCACCGCCGTACGGGTGGACACGGCGCCCGCCGCTCAGGTGAAGCGGCGGCGCCCGTCCCTCGGCTGGATCGCCGTCGTCCCGCTGCTCGCGTTCGTCGCGGTCGCCTTCGGGCTGCCCGCGATCGCCATGCTGGACGGCGCGTTCACCGCCAAGGACCCTGCCACCGGGGCGACTTCGTACACTGTCGACAACCTGACGGCCTCCCTCAAGGGCGCGTATCTCACCGCGCTGCTCGGCAGCGTGAAGCTGTCGGCCGTGTCCGCCGCCCTGGCCACTCTCTTCGGTCTGCCGCTGGCCCAGGCCGTGGTGTCCTCCCGCTTCCGTGCGCTGCGCGAGGCCGTGCTCACCGCGTCCGGAGTCCTCGCCAACTTCGGCGGAGTCCCGCTGGCCTTCGCCTTCGTCGCCACGCTCGGCAACGCCGGCGTACTGACCCGGGATCTGGACCTCACGGACAAGGGCTGGGACCTCTACAGCTTCTGGGGCCTCGTCATCGTCTACCTGTACTTCCTGATCCCTCTCATGGTGCTCACGATCACGCCCGCCCTGGACGGACTGCGCACCCAGTGGCGCGAGGCGGCGCAGAACAACGGGGCGACGGGCGTGCAGTACTGGCGTTTTGTCGCCCTGCCCGTCCTGCTGCCCACACTTCTCGGCGGGTTCGTGCTGCTCTTCGGCAGCGCCTTCGCCGCCTACGCCACCGCCGCCGCGATGGTGGGCAGCTCCATCCCTCTGGTCACCCTCCAGATCGCCGACGCGATCTCCGGCAACGTGCTCGTCGGCCAGGAGAACGTGGCGCTCGCCCTCAGCCTCGACATGGTCCTGGTCGCAGGCCTGGTCATGGCCGTGTACCTGCCCCTGCAGCGGAGGAGCGCGCGATGGCTCGCCTGA
- a CDS encoding ABC transporter substrate-binding protein, with product MTVSLPRTAALGVLAALALSACGAAPDTASTTADGKNAATATSAADFGGMDKLVAAAKKEGTLNAIALPRDWANYGALIDGFQKKYGIKISVENPDGTSQDEINAVTSRKGQTRAPDVLDLGSSFALSAAQQGLLAPYKVASYGDIPTGQKDPQARWYNDYGGYISIGCDAKRVKTCPTTFADLLKPQYKGQVALNGNPTKSGSAFGGVYAASLASGGSFDDIQPGLDFFAKIKKNGNYTPVESTPATVEKGETPISIDWDYLNAGYADEFKSKGVDWKVSVPSDGQFSQYYSQAVNKDAPHPAAARLWQEYLYSTEGQNLWLKGYARPALMTAMEKAGTLDKTAAAKLPQVTGTPSFPTEAQQDKAKTVLGQGWAKAVSG from the coding sequence GTGACCGTGTCCCTGCCGAGAACAGCCGCCCTCGGTGTCCTCGCCGCCCTCGCTCTGAGCGCGTGCGGCGCCGCCCCCGACACCGCGTCGACCACCGCCGACGGCAAGAACGCCGCCACCGCCACCTCAGCCGCCGACTTCGGCGGTATGGACAAGCTGGTCGCCGCGGCGAAGAAGGAGGGCACGCTCAACGCCATCGCACTGCCCCGCGACTGGGCCAACTACGGTGCCCTCATCGACGGCTTCCAGAAGAAGTACGGCATCAAGATCTCCGTCGAGAACCCCGACGGCACCAGCCAGGACGAGATCAACGCCGTGACCTCGCGCAAGGGGCAGACCCGGGCGCCCGACGTCCTCGACCTCGGCAGCTCCTTCGCCCTCAGCGCCGCCCAGCAGGGCCTGCTCGCGCCGTACAAGGTGGCGTCGTACGGCGACATCCCCACCGGGCAGAAGGACCCGCAGGCCCGCTGGTACAACGACTACGGCGGCTACATCTCCATCGGCTGCGACGCCAAGCGGGTCAAGACCTGCCCCACCACCTTCGCCGACCTGCTCAAGCCGCAGTACAAGGGCCAGGTCGCCCTCAACGGCAACCCCACCAAGTCCGGTTCGGCCTTCGGCGGCGTCTACGCGGCCTCGCTCGCGAGCGGCGGCTCCTTCGACGACATCCAGCCCGGCCTCGACTTCTTCGCCAAGATCAAGAAGAACGGCAACTACACACCCGTCGAGTCGACCCCGGCCACCGTCGAGAAGGGCGAGACGCCGATCAGCATCGACTGGGACTACCTGAACGCCGGGTACGCCGACGAGTTCAAGTCCAAGGGCGTCGACTGGAAGGTGTCGGTGCCGAGCGACGGCCAGTTCTCGCAGTACTACTCCCAGGCCGTCAACAAGGACGCCCCGCACCCCGCGGCCGCCCGCCTGTGGCAGGAGTACCTCTACAGCACCGAGGGCCAGAACCTGTGGCTCAAGGGATACGCCCGCCCGGCCCTGATGACCGCCATGGAGAAGGCCGGCACCCTCGACAAGACGGCCGCCGCCAAGCTGCCCCAGGTCACCGGCACCCCGTCCTTCCCGACCGAGGCCCAGCAGGACAAGGCCAAGACGGTCCTCGGACAGGGCTGGGCGAAGGCCGTCTCCGGATGA
- a CDS encoding GntR family transcriptional regulator → MGARHEEIADELRRAIDREEYTVGSLLPAETELAAHYGVSRGTVRQAVATLTTEGLIGSRQGARRVVLASRRSQSFAELRSFAEWARAMGRAATGRVVAQEYRPATKEDSVRLQLATGTPVLHVLRVRGLDGEPVLLERTVYADWISPTVESIEPECPSVTQRLYDDTGLVFAYGEHVIDAVAAGAQDADLLEVRRTSPLLRVRRVTTTREGRPVEWSDDRYRSDAVSFSVHNSIGNNTLARKTADQSVERGLRSRTTTP, encoded by the coding sequence ATGGGGGCGCGACACGAGGAGATCGCCGACGAACTGCGTCGGGCGATCGACCGCGAGGAGTACACCGTCGGCAGTCTGCTGCCCGCCGAGACGGAGCTCGCGGCGCACTACGGCGTCTCACGCGGGACGGTCCGCCAGGCGGTCGCGACGCTGACCACCGAGGGTCTGATCGGCTCCCGACAGGGGGCCCGTCGCGTGGTCCTGGCCAGCCGCCGCAGCCAGAGCTTCGCGGAGCTCAGGAGCTTCGCCGAATGGGCCCGGGCGATGGGCCGTGCGGCGACCGGCCGGGTGGTGGCACAGGAGTACAGGCCGGCCACGAAGGAGGACTCGGTGCGTCTCCAACTGGCCACGGGCACACCGGTGTTGCATGTCCTGCGGGTGCGCGGGCTGGACGGCGAACCGGTGTTGCTGGAGCGGACGGTGTACGCCGACTGGATCTCCCCGACCGTCGAGTCCATCGAGCCCGAGTGCCCCTCGGTCACCCAACGCCTGTACGACGACACGGGGTTGGTCTTCGCTTACGGGGAACACGTCATCGACGCGGTGGCGGCGGGGGCGCAGGACGCGGACCTGCTGGAAGTCCGCCGCACGAGCCCGCTCCTGAGGGTCCGCCGGGTGACCACCACCCGTGAAGGACGCCCGGTCGAGTGGTCGGACGACCGCTATCGTTCGGATGCGGTGAGCTTCAGCGTGCACAACTCGATCGGCAACAACACGCTGGCGCGGAAGACGGCGGATCAGAGCGTGGAACGCGGCCTCAGAAGCCGCACCACCACCCCCTAG
- a CDS encoding Lrp/AsnC family transcriptional regulator — MLNDLDERIVHALAEDARRSYADIGQIVGLSAPAVKRRVDRLRATGAITGFTVRVDPAALGWETEGFVEIYCRRNTSPETIQRGLERYQEVVAASTVTGEADAVVQVFASDMRHFERVLERIAGEPFVERTKSVLVLSPLLRRFSSGSPT, encoded by the coding sequence GTGCTGAACGATCTCGACGAACGCATCGTGCACGCCCTCGCCGAGGACGCCCGCCGCTCCTACGCGGACATCGGGCAGATCGTCGGTCTGTCCGCGCCCGCCGTGAAGCGCCGCGTGGACCGGCTGCGCGCCACCGGGGCCATCACCGGATTCACCGTACGGGTGGACCCGGCGGCCCTCGGCTGGGAGACCGAGGGGTTCGTCGAGATCTACTGCCGGCGCAACACCTCCCCGGAGACCATCCAGCGGGGTCTGGAGCGCTACCAGGAGGTGGTGGCGGCCTCCACCGTCACCGGAGAGGCCGACGCGGTCGTCCAGGTCTTCGCCTCCGACATGCGGCACTTCGAACGGGTCCTGGAGCGGATCGCGGGGGAGCCGTTCGTGGAGCGCACCAAGTCGGTCCTGGTCCTCTCCCCGTTGCTGCGCCGCTTCTCCTCGGGCTCGCCTACCTGA
- a CDS encoding amino acid permease, giving the protein MLDQGAPTHHRTQEAPTSPGLGARLMRRKPVERLVAEGGQGEGGALRRSLGLWQLTMISIGATLGTGIFVVLGEAVPKAGPAVTLSFVIAGLTALFSALSYAELAGTIPVAGSSYSYAYATMGELIAWICGWCLVLEYGVSVAAVAVGWGEYLNELLDGTIGVTIPDALSAPPGDGGVFNLPALIVVLLAMAFLLGGARESARANTVMVVVKIAALVLFCAIGIQGFRSGNYEHFMPLGMAGVSAAGATLFFSYIGFDAASTAGEEAKNAQRDLPRAIMLSLVIVTALYVLVAAVAVGAKPWQHFNDSEAALAQIMREVTGQSFWGTLLAFCAVIAIASVVLTVLYGQTRILFAMSRDGLAPKVFARVHPKTGAPRANTVIVSLFCGVLAAVIPLGQLADATSIGTLFAFALVNIAVVVLRRTRPDMPRTFRVPLSPVFPALGFAFCVWMMGSLSTVTWVVFGVWMAVGLVFYFLYGHRRSRLATPEG; this is encoded by the coding sequence GTGCTCGACCAAGGTGCACCCACGCACCACCGCACCCAAGAAGCCCCCACGTCCCCGGGGCTCGGCGCGCGCCTCATGCGGCGCAAACCCGTGGAACGCCTGGTCGCGGAGGGCGGCCAGGGCGAGGGAGGGGCCCTGAGGCGCTCCCTCGGACTGTGGCAGCTGACGATGATCAGCATCGGCGCCACCCTGGGCACCGGCATTTTCGTCGTGCTGGGCGAGGCCGTGCCGAAGGCAGGTCCCGCCGTCACCCTCTCCTTCGTGATCGCCGGCCTCACCGCCCTCTTCTCGGCCCTCTCCTACGCCGAGCTCGCGGGCACCATCCCGGTCGCCGGGTCCTCGTACTCGTACGCGTACGCAACGATGGGCGAACTGATCGCCTGGATCTGCGGCTGGTGCCTGGTCCTGGAGTACGGCGTCTCGGTCGCGGCCGTGGCCGTCGGCTGGGGCGAATACCTGAACGAGCTCCTCGATGGGACCATCGGCGTCACCATCCCGGACGCGCTGTCCGCCCCGCCCGGCGACGGCGGCGTCTTCAACCTCCCGGCGCTGATCGTCGTCCTCCTCGCCATGGCCTTCCTGCTGGGCGGGGCCCGCGAGTCCGCCCGCGCCAACACCGTCATGGTCGTCGTGAAGATCGCCGCGCTGGTGCTGTTCTGCGCGATCGGAATCCAGGGCTTCCGCTCCGGCAACTACGAGCACTTCATGCCGCTCGGCATGGCGGGGGTCAGCGCGGCCGGTGCCACGCTCTTCTTCTCGTACATCGGCTTCGACGCCGCCTCCACGGCCGGTGAGGAGGCGAAGAACGCCCAGCGCGACCTGCCCCGCGCGATCATGCTGTCGCTGGTCATCGTGACCGCGCTGTACGTGCTGGTCGCCGCCGTCGCGGTCGGCGCGAAGCCCTGGCAGCACTTCAACGACTCCGAGGCCGCCCTCGCCCAGATCATGCGCGAGGTCACCGGGCAGAGCTTCTGGGGCACCCTGCTGGCGTTCTGCGCGGTCATCGCCATCGCGAGCGTCGTCCTGACCGTGCTCTACGGCCAGACCCGCATTCTCTTCGCGATGTCCCGGGACGGACTCGCGCCGAAGGTGTTCGCCCGGGTCCACCCGAAGACCGGCGCGCCCCGGGCGAACACGGTGATCGTGTCCCTGTTCTGCGGGGTGCTTGCGGCCGTCATCCCCCTCGGCCAGCTCGCGGACGCCACCAGCATCGGCACGCTCTTCGCCTTCGCCCTGGTCAACATCGCCGTCGTGGTGCTGCGCCGGACCCGCCCCGACATGCCCCGCACCTTCCGCGTCCCGCTCTCGCCGGTCTTCCCGGCCCTGGGCTTCGCCTTCTGCGTCTGGATGATGGGCAGCCTGTCCACCGTCACCTGGGTGGTCTTCGGGGTCTGGATGGCCGTCGGGCTCGTGTTCTACTTCCTGTACGGCCATCGCCGTTCCCGACTCGCAACACCCGAAGGCTGA
- a CDS encoding GNAT family N-acetyltransferase, translated as MEISVCRSGDVALLDRYMGSPGATSFHARRFARQEAGECTYLVAWLEGRPVGHAEMRWIGCAAPEVTLDCPEIGGLAVRPRELRSQGIGTELIRAAEELARKRGLTTVGIGVGQDNPRAAALYARLGYRPVTDYLDRYSYRDHDGTTRECVDACTFLVRALSSGHLDVKPA; from the coding sequence ATGGAGATCAGCGTCTGCCGGAGCGGCGATGTCGCACTGCTCGACCGGTACATGGGATCGCCCGGAGCCACGTCCTTCCACGCCCGGCGGTTCGCGCGGCAGGAGGCGGGGGAGTGCACGTATCTCGTCGCCTGGCTGGAGGGGCGGCCCGTGGGGCACGCGGAGATGCGCTGGATCGGGTGTGCCGCCCCGGAGGTCACCCTGGACTGCCCCGAGATCGGCGGCCTCGCGGTCCGGCCCCGGGAACTGCGCTCCCAGGGGATCGGCACCGAGCTCATCCGGGCCGCCGAGGAACTGGCCCGCAAGCGGGGTCTGACGACCGTGGGCATCGGGGTCGGGCAGGACAACCCGCGCGCGGCGGCACTGTACGCACGGCTCGGCTACCGGCCGGTGACCGACTACCTGGACCGCTACTCGTACCGGGACCACGACGGCACGACCCGTGAGTGTGTCGACGCCTGCACGTTCCTCGTCCGAGCACTTTCGTCAGGCCACCTTGACGTCAAGCCTGCTTGA
- a CDS encoding GuaB1 family IMP dehydrogenase-related protein, translating to MRFLNDIQPPYDLTYDDVFMVPSRSAVGSRQGVDLSSPDGTGTTIPLVVANMTAIAGRRMAETMARRGGLAVIPQDIPIEVVTEVVSWVKSRHHVLDTPIVLAPHQTVADALALLPKRAHNAGVVVDEEQRPVGVVTDQDLTGVDRFTQLTEVMSRDLLLLDADIDPREAFNRLDAANRRYAPAVDQDGRLAGILTRKGALRATLYTPAVDARGRLRIAAAVGINGDFAEKAKQLLDAGIDTLVIDTAHGHQESMITAIRTVRALDPQVPIVAGNIVAAEGVRDLVEAGADIVKVGVGPGAMCTTRMMTGVGRPQFSAVLECAAEARKHGKHVWADGGVRHPRDVAMALAAGASNVMVGSWFAGTYESPGDLQQDAGGRLYKESFGMASARAVLNRTSDESAYDRARKALFEEGISTSRMFLDPARPGVEDLIDSIIAGVRSSCTYAGAGSLEEFAEKAVVGIQSAAGYAEGKPLHASWS from the coding sequence GTGCGTTTCCTCAACGACATCCAGCCCCCGTACGACCTGACGTACGACGACGTCTTCATGGTCCCGAGTCGCAGCGCCGTCGGCTCGCGGCAGGGCGTGGACCTCAGCTCCCCGGACGGCACGGGCACCACGATCCCGCTGGTCGTCGCCAACATGACCGCCATCGCCGGGCGTCGCATGGCGGAGACCATGGCCCGCCGCGGTGGCCTCGCGGTCATCCCGCAGGACATCCCGATCGAGGTCGTCACCGAGGTCGTCTCCTGGGTGAAGAGCCGCCACCACGTCCTGGACACCCCGATCGTGCTGGCCCCGCACCAGACCGTCGCCGACGCGCTGGCGCTGCTGCCGAAGCGTGCGCACAACGCCGGCGTGGTCGTCGACGAGGAGCAGCGGCCGGTCGGTGTCGTCACCGACCAGGACCTGACCGGGGTCGACCGTTTCACGCAGCTCACCGAAGTCATGTCGCGCGATCTGCTGCTCCTCGACGCGGACATCGACCCCCGTGAGGCCTTCAACCGCCTCGACGCGGCCAACCGCCGCTACGCCCCCGCGGTCGACCAGGACGGCCGCCTCGCCGGCATCCTCACCCGCAAGGGCGCCCTGCGGGCCACGCTGTACACCCCGGCCGTGGACGCCCGCGGCAGGCTGCGCATCGCCGCCGCCGTGGGCATCAACGGCGACTTCGCGGAGAAGGCCAAGCAGCTGCTCGACGCGGGCATCGACACACTCGTCATCGACACCGCGCACGGCCACCAGGAGTCGATGATCACCGCGATCAGGACGGTCCGGGCGCTCGACCCGCAGGTCCCGATCGTGGCCGGCAACATCGTGGCCGCCGAGGGTGTGCGGGACCTGGTCGAGGCGGGCGCGGACATCGTCAAGGTCGGTGTGGGGCCCGGCGCCATGTGCACCACCCGCATGATGACCGGCGTCGGCCGGCCGCAGTTCTCGGCGGTCCTGGAGTGCGCGGCCGAGGCGAGGAAGCACGGCAAGCACGTCTGGGCCGACGGCGGTGTCCGGCACCCGCGCGACGTCGCCATGGCGCTGGCAGCCGGCGCGTCCAACGTGATGGTCGGGTCCTGGTTCGCGGGCACCTACGAGTCGCCGGGCGACCTTCAGCAGGACGCCGGCGGACGGCTCTACAAGGAGTCCTTCGGCATGGCGTCCGCGCGGGCGGTGCTCAACCGTACGTCGGACGAGTCGGCGTACGACCGGGCCCGCAAGGCGCTGTTCGAGGAGGGCATCTCCACCTCCCGGATGTTCCTCGACCCGGCCCGCCCGGGCGTGGAGGACCTGATCGACTCGATCATCGCGGGCGTCCGCTCCTCCTGCACCTACGCCGGTGCCGGCTCCCTGGAGGAGTTCGCCGAGAAGGCGGTCGTCGGTATCCAGAGCGCGGCCGGCTACGCCGAGGGCAAGCCGCTGCACGCCAGCTGGAGCTGA
- a CDS encoding barstar family protein, translated as MTARVVTLDLDGVADKAGLMDRCVRDLRLPDWFGRNWDALADVLSDPGLWSEDGSEDAVEAETVVVVRNWDRYAGARPEEWATAREVFAQASALTVALALGGSS; from the coding sequence ATGACGGCACGCGTGGTCACGCTGGACCTCGACGGGGTCGCGGACAAGGCGGGCCTGATGGACCGCTGCGTCCGGGACCTGCGGCTGCCGGACTGGTTCGGCCGCAACTGGGACGCGCTGGCCGACGTCCTCTCCGACCCGGGCCTGTGGTCCGAGGACGGCTCCGAGGACGCTGTCGAAGCGGAGACCGTCGTCGTCGTACGGAACTGGGACCGGTACGCCGGGGCGCGGCCGGAGGAGTGGGCGACCGCGCGCGAGGTGTTCGCGCAGGCGTCCGCGCTCACCGTGGCGCTCGCCCTTGGAGGTTCGTCCTAA
- a CDS encoding ribonuclease domain-containing protein produces MLLRFVSRVLLCVLVLTGCSATDSDPARGGLATVQESKLPAEARQTLELVDRGGPFPYAKDGSVFGNFERLLPAHQRGYYHEYTVPTPGSRDRGARRIVTGQGGEIYYTDDHYDSFRAVLR; encoded by the coding sequence ATGCTGCTGCGGTTCGTCTCCCGAGTGCTTCTGTGCGTACTGGTCCTGACGGGGTGTTCGGCCACCGACAGCGATCCCGCGCGGGGCGGCCTGGCCACCGTCCAGGAGTCGAAGCTCCCCGCCGAGGCCCGGCAGACACTCGAACTCGTCGACAGAGGCGGTCCGTTCCCGTACGCCAAGGACGGCTCGGTCTTCGGGAACTTCGAGCGGCTGCTGCCCGCGCACCAGCGCGGTTACTACCACGAATACACCGTCCCCACGCCGGGCTCGCGCGATCGCGGGGCCCGGCGCATCGTCACCGGACAGGGTGGGGAGATCTACTACACCGATGATCACTACGACTCGTTCAGGGCGGTACTGAGATGA
- a CDS encoding sugar-binding transcriptional regulator: protein MNSSEEIAVSGMSAGRSAMRMGPAELVQAAAMARRFYLEGKSKIQIAEEFGVSRFKVARVLETALERDLVRIEIRVPAELDAERSDALRARYGLRHAVVVESPAEAQDSPDPENLGEVAADLLGELVDEGDILGLAWGRSTIHMAAALNRLPPCTVVQLTGVYDAGTAERGSVEAVRRAAQVSGGDAHPIYAPMLLPDAATAAALRNQPGIARAFEYFDKVTVACVSIGSWEPGISTVHDMLSDEERGHYASLGVAAEMSAHLFDSEGRRVGRDLGERCITVKADQLRRIPEVVAIAGGQRKAAAIDAVLRSGLVTSLVTDTSAADYLMTAGTTPKPALNRADPDGP from the coding sequence GTGAACAGCAGTGAGGAGATCGCCGTGTCGGGTATGTCGGCTGGCCGGTCAGCCATGCGGATGGGACCCGCTGAGCTGGTGCAGGCGGCGGCCATGGCCCGCCGCTTCTACCTCGAGGGCAAGTCCAAGATCCAGATCGCGGAGGAGTTCGGCGTCAGCCGCTTCAAGGTGGCCCGGGTCCTGGAGACCGCCCTCGAACGGGATCTCGTACGCATCGAGATCCGCGTGCCGGCCGAGCTGGACGCCGAGCGCTCCGACGCGCTCCGCGCCCGCTACGGCCTCAGGCACGCCGTCGTGGTGGAGTCCCCGGCCGAGGCCCAGGACTCGCCGGACCCCGAGAACCTGGGAGAAGTGGCCGCCGACCTGCTCGGCGAACTGGTCGACGAGGGCGACATCCTGGGCCTGGCCTGGGGTCGTTCCACCATCCACATGGCGGCCGCCCTCAACCGGCTGCCACCGTGCACGGTGGTGCAGTTGACGGGGGTGTACGACGCCGGGACCGCCGAGCGCGGTTCGGTGGAGGCGGTGCGTCGGGCCGCCCAGGTGTCCGGCGGGGACGCCCACCCCATCTACGCGCCGATGCTGCTGCCGGACGCGGCCACCGCGGCCGCGTTGCGCAACCAGCCCGGGATCGCCCGGGCCTTCGAGTACTTCGACAAGGTCACGGTCGCCTGTGTCTCCATCGGTTCCTGGGAGCCGGGCATCTCGACGGTGCACGACATGCTCAGCGACGAGGAGCGCGGTCACTACGCCTCGCTCGGGGTCGCCGCCGAGATGTCCGCGCACCTCTTCGACTCCGAAGGGCGCCGGGTCGGGCGGGACCTGGGCGAGCGGTGCATCACCGTCAAGGCCGACCAGCTCCGCCGTATCCCCGAGGTCGTCGCGATCGCGGGCGGACAGCGCAAGGCGGCCGCGATCGACGCGGTGCTGCGGTCCGGACTCGTCACCAGCCTGGTGACGGACACCTCCGCCGCGGACTACCTGATGACGGCGGGGACGACGCCGAAGCCGGCGCTCAACAGGGCGGACCCGGACGGGCCCTGA